Proteins encoded together in one Catalinimonas alkaloidigena window:
- a CDS encoding FecR family protein, producing MKADRSSSRRSLFWDFRPKRRKEERTNDPLAGLRFQEALPSDREVSDAEIDRQVARLQTKLRQRRDQTARSHSLRPWLPRVAAVLAGIMVVGSALFWLLHAQTVRVETAFGETKVFWLPDSSRVTLNAHSSLTYTADWEEGTTREVHLEGEAFFSVRKQQTATGRVKFVVHTEDVHVEVLGTEFNVRQRRDQTQVMLEEGSVRLRVKEHPHEILMQPGDLVEVLPRTHEVQQRIVNPERYSSWKQHQWILNNTSLQEIAGRIEELYGLPVRLPDSATAHLQLTGTFPTGELTKLLDVLSASTGLQVEQQKDQILLH from the coding sequence ATGAAAGCCGACCGCTCTTCTTCCCGCCGTTCTCTATTTTGGGACTTCCGCCCTAAACGCCGGAAAGAAGAACGCACGAATGATCCGCTGGCCGGCTTACGGTTTCAGGAAGCGCTGCCCTCCGACCGGGAGGTTTCGGACGCGGAAATCGACCGGCAGGTCGCCCGGCTGCAAACGAAACTTCGGCAACGCCGTGATCAGACGGCCCGGTCGCACTCGCTGAGGCCCTGGCTGCCCCGCGTGGCCGCCGTACTGGCAGGCATCATGGTGGTGGGCAGCGCGCTTTTCTGGCTCCTGCACGCCCAAACCGTGCGCGTCGAAACGGCTTTTGGCGAAACGAAAGTATTCTGGTTGCCCGACAGTTCCCGGGTTACTCTGAATGCCCACTCTTCGCTGACCTACACGGCCGATTGGGAAGAAGGCACCACGCGGGAAGTGCACCTGGAAGGCGAAGCGTTCTTTTCTGTGCGGAAGCAACAAACTGCCACAGGACGGGTAAAATTTGTCGTGCATACCGAAGACGTCCACGTCGAAGTACTGGGCACGGAATTCAACGTCCGGCAGCGTCGTGACCAGACCCAGGTGATGCTGGAAGAAGGGTCGGTCCGGTTGCGCGTGAAGGAACACCCGCACGAGATTCTGATGCAGCCCGGCGATCTGGTGGAGGTGCTGCCGCGCACCCATGAAGTCCAGCAGCGCATCGTGAATCCGGAACGCTATTCGTCGTGGAAACAACATCAGTGGATTTTAAACAATACATCGCTTCAGGAAATTGCCGGGCGGATTGAAGAGTTGTACGGCCTGCCGGTCCGACTACCCGATTCGGCCACGGCTCACCTGCAACTGACCGGCACCTTTCCGACCGGAGAACTGACGAAACTCCTGGACGTTCTTTCGGCCTCCACCGGCTTGCAGGTCGAACAACAGAAAGACCAGATTCTGCTGCATTAG
- a CDS encoding RNA polymerase sigma factor, giving the protein MSTASPEALWMTFLAGDEVAFTSLYRAFYRDLFKYGCRLLHDDDQAQNLIHELFLDLWDKRAQLSSVHSVRAYLLVAYRHRILRFLDTARRYPLKSLNEVTALPQLGFTFSPEDFLIDEEHDQAKKERLVQAINQLTDRQREIIYLRYYRDLSLPEIAEALSINYQSVANHLQRAFAVLRQDKALRIALELSSLALPLLWWFLH; this is encoded by the coding sequence ATGAGTACCGCCAGTCCCGAAGCGCTGTGGATGACATTTTTAGCGGGTGATGAAGTCGCGTTCACAAGCCTTTACCGAGCCTTTTACCGTGATCTGTTCAAGTACGGCTGCCGTCTTCTGCACGACGACGACCAAGCCCAGAATCTTATTCACGAACTGTTTCTGGACCTCTGGGACAAGCGTGCTCAGCTATCCAGCGTCCACTCGGTCCGGGCCTACCTGCTGGTAGCATACCGCCACCGCATCCTGCGTTTTCTGGATACGGCCCGACGATATCCGCTGAAAAGCCTGAACGAAGTGACCGCCCTGCCGCAACTGGGTTTTACGTTTTCGCCCGAGGATTTTCTGATCGACGAAGAACACGACCAGGCCAAGAAAGAACGGCTGGTGCAGGCCATTAACCAACTGACCGATCGCCAGCGCGAAATCATCTACCTGCGCTACTACCGCGACTTGAGCCTGCCTGAAATTGCCGAGGCCCTTTCCATCAACTACCAGTCGGTGGCCAATCACCTGCAACGCGCTTTTGCCGTGCTTCGCCAGGATAAGGCCCTGCGCATTGCCCTGGAACTTTCCAGTCTGGCGCTGCCCCTGTTGTGGTGGTTTTTGCACTAA
- a CDS encoding SusC/RagA family TonB-linked outer membrane protein translates to MSTALPLHAQSLVMANAHPPTTSPLAQPDARSLRDELQVLERRFNITFTYVSDLLEGRKVQVHPRESNNVEVILKELLQETGLSYRKVDEHYYVIVRQTQPSTPHRYPHPQRQSFEEQLNLQQRPPAFALPVLHRPEARVSGRVVDASGEGVPGVNILEKGTSNGTISDVEGNFTLNVAENAVLVFSAVGYLAQEVAVGQQSVISVTLEDDVKALDEVVIVGYGNQERRNVTGAIATVKTAAIKDLPLTSADQKLSGQVAGVQVKQATGAPGGGVVIRVRGSGSIGAGDDPLYVIDGFPVTNNYSQFSNPLSTLNPDDIESITVLKDASSTAIYGSRGSNGVILITTKKAKAGISSIEFSSYVGLQQIPDRNKIKMMNAQQFAQWRVEHRQDMAAYQGVPFDPSTVPAEYQNPASLGAGTNWFEEMTRVAPMQNYNLTLTNGTEKWRTLVSAGYFNQQGTVLNSSFERYSLRVNFEGHPHERVTVGVNMNPSYTLRKIANTEGHFNSALLTQGLLNSPLPPVYQPDGSFTPTITSTDVFANSNPVNALVNTVNNQNSLRILSNIYADVEILTGLHLKSTFNVDLNADRSNYFLPSYVGSFRSPPPQLATGNVGSSQRLNWLNENTLSYDRTFGKHELSALVGYTIQNERMESNTTSGTGYPNDVVQTINAANQVTATADVQAWRLLSYLGRVNYSFQSKYILTAAIRSDGSSRFGPNNRWAAFPSIGAGWTLSQESFFPTNPWVGDLKLRASYGLAGNNSIGNYTYIPGIVSDNYVLGGGLANGFYLNSLSNANLGWESSKQLDIGLDVSFFNNRVSLVGEYYRRYTQSMLQQISIPSSSGYSSIISNIGNVLNRGVEITISSRNTPERAVKWDTDFNIAFNRNTVLDLGDREQIISGDVSTNISTVGNPMGMFYGYQFEGIFMNQQELDNSPHQSGQIVGTVKYRDVNGDGTISTLDRTQIGNPYPKFTFGLTNRVTFKNWDLSVLANGSYGAQIMDLYKRFTTNLDGVFNVEAEVMDRYRSPEQPGNGLLPTTVASTALAREVNSLWVKDASYVSVRNVTLGYTLTTKAISSIRAYLSVQNALMFSPYHGGWPEVSYNGSNSLAPGVNYTSYPVARTYTIGVNLRF, encoded by the coding sequence ATGAGCACTGCCCTTCCCCTCCACGCTCAGTCGCTCGTGATGGCCAATGCCCATCCGCCCACCACGTCACCGCTTGCACAGCCCGATGCGCGATCGTTACGGGACGAATTGCAGGTGCTAGAGCGACGATTTAACATCACATTCACTTACGTGTCCGACTTGTTGGAAGGGCGAAAAGTTCAAGTACACCCCCGTGAGTCAAACAACGTGGAGGTAATCCTGAAAGAACTTCTGCAGGAAACCGGCCTGAGCTACCGCAAGGTAGACGAACATTATTACGTCATTGTGCGGCAGACGCAGCCCTCGACGCCACACCGGTATCCACATCCGCAGCGGCAGTCGTTCGAAGAACAGTTGAACCTGCAGCAACGTCCGCCTGCGTTTGCTCTGCCGGTCCTGCACCGACCGGAAGCGCGGGTCAGTGGTCGGGTAGTCGATGCCTCGGGCGAAGGCGTTCCGGGCGTCAACATCTTGGAGAAAGGCACCAGCAACGGCACCATCTCGGACGTAGAAGGCAACTTTACGTTAAACGTGGCGGAAAACGCCGTACTGGTCTTCAGTGCCGTCGGGTACCTGGCGCAGGAGGTTGCCGTCGGCCAGCAATCGGTAATTTCCGTTACGCTGGAGGACGATGTAAAAGCCCTGGACGAGGTCGTCATCGTCGGGTATGGAAACCAGGAGCGCCGGAACGTTACGGGTGCCATTGCTACGGTGAAAACAGCCGCTATCAAAGACCTTCCTCTGACCAGCGCCGACCAGAAACTCTCCGGACAGGTGGCCGGGGTGCAGGTGAAACAAGCCACGGGCGCGCCCGGCGGCGGAGTCGTGATTCGTGTGCGGGGCTCGGGTTCCATCGGGGCGGGCGATGATCCGCTTTACGTCATCGACGGATTTCCGGTCACCAACAACTACAGCCAGTTTTCCAATCCACTCAGCACCCTCAATCCGGACGACATCGAATCGATTACCGTGCTGAAAGATGCCTCGTCGACGGCCATCTACGGCTCGCGGGGCTCGAACGGGGTCATCCTCATTACGACCAAGAAAGCAAAAGCGGGGATCTCGTCCATCGAGTTTTCCTCGTACGTCGGGCTGCAACAAATTCCCGACCGCAACAAGATCAAGATGATGAACGCCCAACAGTTTGCCCAATGGCGTGTAGAGCACCGCCAAGACATGGCGGCCTACCAGGGTGTACCCTTCGACCCGAGCACCGTTCCGGCCGAATACCAGAATCCCGCCAGCCTGGGGGCCGGCACCAACTGGTTCGAAGAAATGACGCGCGTGGCGCCCATGCAGAACTACAACCTGACGCTGACCAACGGCACTGAAAAATGGCGCACGCTGGTCTCAGCCGGGTACTTCAACCAACAAGGCACCGTACTGAACTCTTCGTTCGAGCGGTACTCGCTCCGGGTCAACTTCGAGGGCCATCCGCACGAACGCGTCACGGTAGGCGTCAACATGAACCCTTCGTACACGCTGCGGAAAATTGCCAATACGGAAGGACACTTTAACAGTGCGCTCCTGACACAAGGGTTGCTCAACAGTCCCCTGCCGCCGGTGTACCAGCCTGACGGAAGCTTTACGCCCACGATTACGTCGACCGATGTATTCGCCAACTCTAACCCCGTCAACGCGCTGGTCAATACAGTCAACAACCAGAATTCACTACGCATTTTGTCGAACATTTACGCGGACGTTGAAATCCTTACCGGGCTGCATCTGAAGTCGACCTTCAATGTCGACCTGAATGCCGATCGCTCCAATTATTTCCTACCTTCCTACGTCGGGTCGTTCCGCAGCCCACCGCCCCAACTGGCCACCGGCAACGTAGGATCTTCTCAGCGCCTCAACTGGCTGAACGAAAACACGCTGTCGTACGACCGGACGTTCGGCAAGCACGAACTGAGCGCGCTGGTGGGCTACACCATTCAGAACGAGCGGATGGAGTCGAACACGACCTCGGGCACGGGCTACCCGAACGACGTGGTGCAGACCATCAACGCCGCCAATCAGGTAACGGCGACGGCCGATGTGCAGGCGTGGCGCCTCCTCTCTTATCTGGGTCGGGTCAACTATTCGTTTCAGAGCAAGTACATCCTGACCGCTGCCATTCGGAGCGATGGCTCTTCCCGCTTCGGCCCGAACAACCGCTGGGCGGCGTTCCCTTCCATCGGGGCGGGCTGGACCCTCTCGCAGGAAAGCTTCTTTCCGACCAACCCCTGGGTTGGCGACCTGAAGCTACGGGCAAGCTATGGGCTGGCCGGCAACAACTCGATCGGGAATTACACCTACATTCCGGGCATCGTGAGCGACAATTACGTGCTGGGCGGCGGGCTGGCCAACGGCTTTTACCTCAACTCTCTCTCGAACGCCAACCTGGGTTGGGAAAGCTCCAAGCAACTGGACATCGGGCTGGATGTCAGCTTCTTCAACAACCGCGTCTCGCTGGTGGGCGAATACTACCGCCGCTACACCCAGAGCATGCTGCAACAGATCAGCATTCCGTCTTCGTCGGGCTATAGCAGCATCATTTCCAACATTGGGAACGTGCTGAACCGGGGCGTAGAAATCACCATCAGCTCGCGCAACACGCCCGAACGGGCGGTCAAATGGGATACCGACTTCAACATTGCCTTTAACCGCAACACCGTCCTCGACCTGGGCGACCGCGAGCAGATCATTTCCGGCGACGTAAGCACCAACATTTCGACTGTGGGTAACCCCATGGGCATGTTCTATGGCTACCAGTTCGAAGGCATTTTCATGAACCAGCAGGAGCTGGACAATTCGCCGCACCAGTCGGGGCAGATTGTCGGGACGGTCAAGTACCGCGACGTGAACGGCGACGGCACCATCTCGACCCTCGACCGTACGCAAATCGGCAATCCGTACCCGAAGTTCACCTTCGGGCTGACCAACCGGGTCACGTTTAAAAACTGGGACCTGTCGGTTCTGGCCAACGGTTCGTACGGGGCGCAGATCATGGACCTCTACAAACGCTTTACAACCAACCTGGACGGCGTATTTAATGTGGAAGCGGAAGTGATGGACCGCTACCGTTCGCCAGAACAACCGGGCAATGGTTTGCTGCCGACGACAGTGGCCAGCACGGCCCTGGCACGGGAAGTCAATTCACTTTGGGTGAAAGATGCTTCTTACGTATCAGTACGCAACGTGACGCTGGGCTACACCCTCACGACCAAGGCGATCAGCAGCATCCGGGCTTACCTGAGTGTACAAAACGCGCTGATGTTTTCGCCCTACCACGGCGGCTGGCCCGAAGTGAGTTACAACGGCAGCAACTCCCTCGCTCCCGGCGTCAACTACACCAGCTACCCGGTGGCGCGCACGTATACAATCGGTGTCAACCTACGTTTCTAA
- a CDS encoding DUF4159 domain-containing protein, whose amino-acid sequence MAGTINPKLGNYQRFARGATHALVPPRGFFFTRLQYNSGDWNTDQRMPSNLMNSLIEYTTVPVDTQENVIPLSSEKLFEAPFCYLSGHKLVEFDPQERRNLKQYVDRGGFVFVDDCNHDIDGLFAKSFEAEMAEIFGPNALKKIPNSHPLYRAFFEFEDGPPNTSVELNGWGDDLVHDYLKAIEINGRIGVLYSNKDYGCEWDYDFRNKRWLAVDNTRFGVNIVMYAMVGA is encoded by the coding sequence ATGGCCGGTACGATCAACCCGAAATTGGGGAATTACCAACGTTTCGCGCGGGGGGCCACACACGCCCTCGTCCCGCCGCGGGGGTTTTTCTTCACGCGGTTGCAGTACAATTCGGGCGATTGGAACACGGACCAACGCATGCCCTCCAACCTGATGAACTCGCTGATCGAGTACACGACTGTGCCGGTCGACACGCAGGAAAACGTGATTCCGCTCAGCAGTGAGAAGCTGTTCGAAGCACCGTTCTGTTACCTGAGCGGTCACAAGCTGGTGGAGTTCGATCCGCAGGAGCGCCGGAATCTCAAGCAGTACGTGGACCGGGGAGGGTTTGTGTTCGTGGACGACTGCAACCACGACATCGACGGGCTGTTTGCCAAGTCGTTCGAGGCGGAAATGGCGGAAATCTTCGGTCCCAACGCCTTGAAGAAAATCCCGAATTCCCATCCCCTCTACCGTGCCTTTTTCGAGTTCGAAGATGGGCCGCCCAACACGTCCGTAGAGCTGAACGGCTGGGGCGACGACCTCGTCCACGACTACCTGAAGGCAATTGAGATCAACGGCCGCATCGGCGTGCTGTACAGCAACAAGGACTACGGCTGCGAGTGGGACTACGACTTTCGGAACAAACGCTGGCTGGCCGTCGACAACACCCGCTTCGGCGTCAACATCGTGATGTACGCAATGGTCGGGGCGTGA
- a CDS encoding AAA family ATPase, producing the protein MLRQEIGKRIVGQEEVIEQLLITFMAGGHTLLEGVPGLAKTLMIRTLAEATHLEFRRIQFTPDLMPTDIVGTEVLEEDATTGKRFFKFNRGPLFANIILADEINRTPPKTQSALLEAMQEFSVTYGGQTYPLPRPFFILATQNPIEQSGTFPLPEAQLDRFLLYIRLDYPGEEEEFNILHQTTGSRRVDVRSVLSGEDLMQLQQLVRDVTISPDLIRWVTHLVRATRPTTTAVAFVHDWVQWGAGPRAGQALILTAKARALLHGRYAVTPEDIRHVAYPVLRHRLLMSFKAEAEGILSDQVTERLLAEVKPPTSALG; encoded by the coding sequence ATGCTGCGGCAGGAAATCGGCAAGCGGATCGTAGGACAAGAAGAAGTCATCGAGCAACTGCTCATCACGTTTATGGCCGGGGGGCACACGCTGCTGGAGGGCGTGCCGGGACTGGCGAAGACGCTCATGATCCGCACGCTGGCGGAGGCGACGCACCTGGAATTCCGGCGCATTCAATTCACACCCGACCTGATGCCGACCGACATTGTCGGGACGGAGGTGCTGGAAGAGGACGCGACGACGGGCAAACGCTTTTTCAAATTCAACCGGGGGCCGCTGTTTGCCAACATCATCCTGGCCGACGAGATCAACCGGACGCCGCCCAAAACGCAGTCGGCGCTGCTGGAGGCCATGCAGGAATTTTCGGTAACCTATGGCGGACAGACTTACCCCCTGCCCCGGCCGTTCTTCATCCTGGCGACGCAGAACCCCATCGAACAGTCGGGTACGTTTCCGCTGCCAGAGGCCCAGCTCGACCGCTTTCTGCTTTACATCCGCCTCGACTACCCCGGCGAAGAAGAAGAGTTCAACATCTTGCACCAAACCACCGGCAGCCGCCGGGTCGACGTCCGCTCCGTCCTTTCCGGCGAAGACCTGATGCAACTGCAGCAACTGGTACGCGACGTGACCATCAGTCCGGACCTGATCCGCTGGGTGACGCACCTGGTCCGCGCCACGCGCCCGACCACGACGGCGGTGGCGTTCGTACACGACTGGGTGCAATGGGGCGCGGGGCCACGCGCAGGCCAGGCCCTGATTCTGACGGCCAAAGCACGTGCCTTGCTCCACGGACGCTACGCCGTCACGCCCGAGGACATTCGGCATGTGGCTTACCCCGTGTTGCGCCACCGCCTGCTGATGAGCTTCAAGGCCGAAGCCGAGGGCATCTTGTCCGATCAGGTAACCGAGCGACTTCTGGCGGAAGTGAAGCCGCCCACGTCGGCGCTGGGATAA
- a CDS encoding TldD/PmbA family protein yields MAILSEAEAKQILQKVIGFSKADECEANLNGSTQGNIRYARNTVSTSGSETNTSLVVQSAFGKKAGTATVNEFDDASLEKAVRRSEELAQLAPENPEYMPVLGPQQYQKSPTFVQATADITPDYRAQVAASSIEPARKKDVTAAGFLQDSAGFSSMMNSKGLFAYNQETGMDFTVTMRTNDGTGSGWVSRDYNDVRKFNAAEASQIAIEKALQSRNAKAIEPGKYTVILEPAASVDLLQNMVFNMSARTADEGRSFLSKKGEPGKNRKGEKLLDERVHIYIDPQNPDLPTATWSGDGLPVKKMDLISNGVVKNLFYDRYWAQQQGVEPVAFGRSFIMEGGSGTIEDLIRDTQKGILVTRMWYIRTVDPQTLLYTGLTRDGLFYVENGKIQYPLKNFRFNESPVIMLNNLEALGKQYRVDGNLVPVMKIRDFTFTSLSDAV; encoded by the coding sequence ATGGCAATATTATCAGAAGCAGAAGCGAAACAGATTCTTCAGAAAGTGATCGGCTTTTCGAAGGCGGACGAGTGCGAAGCCAACCTCAACGGCAGCACGCAGGGCAACATCCGTTACGCCCGCAACACGGTGTCGACCAGTGGCTCTGAAACCAACACGTCGCTGGTAGTGCAGTCGGCCTTCGGCAAGAAAGCGGGCACCGCTACCGTGAACGAATTCGACGATGCTTCGCTCGAAAAAGCGGTCCGCCGCTCGGAGGAACTGGCGCAGCTGGCTCCGGAAAATCCGGAGTACATGCCCGTGCTGGGGCCGCAACAGTACCAGAAGTCGCCGACGTTCGTGCAGGCCACAGCCGACATTACGCCCGACTACCGTGCGCAGGTAGCGGCCAGCAGCATCGAGCCCGCCCGGAAAAAAGACGTCACGGCGGCCGGCTTCCTGCAGGATTCCGCCGGGTTCTCGTCGATGATGAACTCGAAAGGGCTGTTTGCTTACAACCAGGAGACGGGCATGGACTTCACCGTCACGATGCGCACCAACGACGGCACCGGCTCAGGCTGGGTCAGCCGCGATTACAACGACGTCCGTAAGTTCAACGCCGCCGAGGCGTCGCAGATCGCCATCGAAAAGGCGCTGCAATCGCGCAACGCCAAGGCCATCGAGCCGGGCAAATACACCGTGATTCTGGAACCGGCCGCCTCGGTCGATCTGCTGCAAAACATGGTCTTCAACATGTCGGCTCGCACCGCCGACGAAGGCCGCAGCTTCCTGAGCAAAAAGGGCGAGCCCGGAAAAAACCGGAAGGGCGAAAAGTTGTTAGACGAACGCGTCCACATTTACATCGATCCTCAGAATCCGGACCTGCCGACCGCCACGTGGTCGGGCGACGGCCTGCCGGTCAAAAAGATGGACCTGATCAGCAACGGGGTGGTAAAAAACCTGTTCTACGACCGGTACTGGGCTCAGCAACAAGGCGTTGAACCAGTCGCCTTCGGGCGTTCGTTCATCATGGAAGGGGGCTCGGGCACCATCGAGGACCTGATTCGTGATACGCAGAAAGGCATTCTGGTGACGCGCATGTGGTACATCCGCACGGTCGATCCGCAGACGCTCCTCTACACGGGCCTGACCCGCGACGGGCTGTTTTACGTCGAAAACGGCAAAATTCAGTATCCGCTGAAAAACTTCCGTTTCAACGAGAGTCCGGTCATCATGCTCAACAACCTGGAGGCCCTCGGCAAGCAGTACCGTGTGGACGGCAACCTGGTGCCGGTCATGAAAATCCGTGACTTTACCTTCACCAGCCTCTCCGACGCAGTTTAA